One Manihot esculenta cultivar AM560-2 chromosome 18, M.esculenta_v8, whole genome shotgun sequence genomic window carries:
- the LOC110606652 gene encoding S-adenosyl-L-methionine-dependent tRNA 4-demethylwyosine synthase: MSLSSTPARLTLLALLSASTFYCFYKSRRLKLLKVSLNAKDNLDANPVSSSNKGKLFFITQTGTSKTLAQRLHNLLKLNDLPFDLIDIKDYEPEDLSKETLVIIIASTWEDGKPPSNASFFGNWLAESADDFRVGSLLLSKCKFSVFGVGSAAYGDTFNAVAKGFSRRLRDLGANEIVEVGEGDVDGGELDLIFEEWSGKVLRILKGGSVQNGTVFSNGCVGGESDNENIEDGFESDNDGNGFAESGIVDLEDIAGKGPSRRSTAVAEVNEKVNGQKEMVTPVIRANLEKQGYKIIGSHSGVKICRWTKSQLRGRGGCYKHSFYGIESHRCMEATPSLACANKCVFCWRHHTNPVGKNWQWKMDDPLEIVNSAIDQHAKMIKQMKGVPGVTLERLTEGLSPRHCALSLVGEPIMYPEINKLVDELHQRRISTFLVTNAQFPEKIKMLKPVTQLYVSVDAATKDSLKAIDRPLFGDFWERFIDSLKALKEKQQRTVYRLTLVKGWNTEDVDAYFNLFSIGQPDFIEIKGVTYCGTSATSKLTMENVPWHSDVKAFSEALALKSKGEYEVACEHVHSCCVLLAKTEKFKVNGQWFTWIDYDKFHDLVASGKPFNGKDYMATTPSWAVYGAQEGGFDPDQSRYRKERHHRTSH, translated from the exons ATGTCCCTGTCCTCTACTCCTGCTCGCTTAACTCTCCTAGCTCTCCTCTCAGCTTCCACCTTCTACTGCTTCTATAAATCTCGCCGTCTGAAACTCCTGAAAGTCTCCTTAAACGCTAAGGATAATCTCGATGCTAATCCTGTTAGTTCTTCAAATAAAGGCAAGCTCTTTTTCATCACCCAAACAGGGACCTCCAAAACCCTAGCGCAGCGCCTCCACAATCTCTTAAAGTTAAATGATCTCCCATTTGACCTTATCGATATCAAAGACTACGAGCCCGAGGACCTTTCCAAAGAGACATTGGTAATCATCATCGCTTCTACTTGGGAAGATGGAAAACCGCCTTCAAACGCCAGTTTCTTCGGCAATTGGCTCGCTGAGAGCGCGGATGATTTTCGAGTCGGTTCTTTGTTGCTTTCTAAGTGCAAATTCTCAGTTTTTGGGGTTGGAAGCGCAGCTTATGGCGACACTTTCAATGCCGTGGCTAAAGGTTTTTCGAGGCGATTGAGGGACTTGGGAGCCAACGAGATTGTGGAGGTTGGGGAGGGTGATGTGGATGGTGGTGAACTGGATTTGATTTTTGAGGAATGGAGTGGGAAGGTGCTTAGGATTTTGAAGGGAGGTAGCGTGCAGAATGGAACGGTTTTTAGTAATGGATGTGTCGGTGGTGAGAGCGATAACGAGAATATTGAAGATGGGTTTGAAAGTGACAATGACGGGAATGGTTTTGCTGAGTCGGGGATCGTCGACCTTGAGGATATTGCTGGTAAAGGGCCTTCAAGGAGGTCTACCGCAGTGGCCGAAGTTAATGAGAAAGTGAATGGTCAAAAAGAAATGGTGACTCCAGTAATCAGGGCCAACTTAGAAAAGCAG GGATACAAGATTATTGGTTCACATAGTGGTGTCAAGATATGTCGATGGACCAAATCACAACTTAGAGGGCGAGGAGGTTGCTACAAGCATTCATTTTATGGAATAGAAAGTCATAG GTGCATGGAGGCAACTCCTAGTTTGGCTTGTGCAAACAAATGCGTGTTTTGTTGGAGGCATCACACTAATCCTGTAGGAAAGAACTGGCAGTGGAAGATGGATGATCCCCTAGAAATTGTCAACTCTGCCATAGATCAGCATGCAAAGATGATTAAGCAAATGAAAGGGGTTCCTG GTGTTACACTGGAGCGGTTAACTGAAGGGCTCTCTCCAAGGCACTGTGCTCTATCACTTGTTGGTGAACCTATCATGTACCCAGAGATTAATAAACTTGTTGACGAGCTCCACCAAAGGCGGATATCAACTTTTCTAGTGACGAATGCTCAGTTCCCtgaaaagataaaaatgctGAAGCCTGTCACACAG CTGTATGTCAGTGTGGATGCTGCAACAAAGGATAGCTTGAAGGCAATTGATAGGCCATTATTTGGGGacttttgggagcgctttatt GATTCCTTGAAAGCTCTGAAGGAGAAACAGCAGCGAACTGTTTATCGCTTGACACTGGTGAAAGGTTGGAATACAGAGGATGTAGATGCTTATTTTAACCTCTTTAGCATTGGACAGCCTGATTTTATCGAAATCAAAGGCGTTACATATTGTGGAAC GTCTGCTACATCAAAGTTGACAATGGAAAATGTGCCCTGGCATTCTGATGTGAAAGCTTTCTCAGAAGCCTTAGCTCTGAAAAGCAAAGGAGAATATGAGGTTGCTTGTGAGCATGTCCACTCATGTTGTGTCCTCTTGGCAAAAACTGAGAAGTTCAAGGTCAACGGCCAGTGGTTTACATGGATAGACTATGATAAGTTCCATGATCTG GTTGCTTCTGGAAAACCTTTCAATGGCAAGGATTACATGGCTACCACACCATCCTGGGCAGTTTATGGAGCACAAGAGGGTGGATTTGATCCAGATCAGTCTCGATACAGGAAGGAGCGACATCATAGGACAAGCCACTGA
- the LOC110605939 gene encoding putative S-adenosyl-L-methionine-dependent methyltransferase MAB_0213c — protein MSEQENGLREEPQWLELKLPNLLYNETVQELHTTIQSEWDSLRQSACQTAAGRALWRHVIQDPLADLLAGETYLRNFHEKIKNDCLKNAREISGVLLAVRTLWFDSKLEAALNSFNGEAQVVLLGAGMDTRAYRLSCLKESNVFELDFPEVLEVKATLIEAAMGSMDEYEQPKIIAKSLNRVAADIRNNDWLEKLQISGFVLEKNTVWILEGVLYYLSHSHAVQVLKIIADKCALAHTVLLADFMNKPSTTLSNSIFHFYSDWPDQLLPSLGFSHVKLSQIGDPDAHFGLLDDPLNLFNKLRSLPRSMQTYPDDGKPCCRLYLVRASGVPNQQKESFDHIAIGSNNQI, from the exons ATGTCGGAACAAGAAAATGGCTTGCGGGAAGAACCCCAATGGCTAGAGCTAAAGCTTCCAAATTTATTGTACAATGAAACCGTTCAGGAACTTCACACAACAATTCAAAGTGAGTGGGATTCTCTCCGACAGTCAGCATGCCAAACAGCAGCTGGAAGAGCTTTGTGGAGACATGTAATTCAAGACCCACTTGCAGACTTGCTCGCAGGAGAGACCTACCTTAGAAACTTTCATGAGAAGATAAAGAATGACTGCCTCAAGAATGCCCGTGAAATTTCAGGAGTGCTTCTCGCTGTTCGAACCCTCTGGTTTGATTCGAAACTTGAGGCTGCTCTCAATTCCTTCAACGGGGAAGCACAAGTGGTTCTCCTTGGTGCAG GAATGGATACAAGAGCATACCGTCTAAGCTGCTTGAAGGAAAGCAACGTCTTTGAACTTGATTTTCCTGAAGTCTTAGAAGTGAAAGCCACCCTTATAGAGGCAGCAATGGGATCCATGGATGAGTACGAGCAACCAAAGATAATAGCAAAATCCCTAAACAGAGTAGCGGCTGATATCAGAAATAATGATTGGCTTGAAAAGCTTCAGATATCAGGGTTTGTACTAGAGAAGAACACGGTCTGGATCCTAGAAGGGGTCCTTTACTACCTTTCTCACTCCCACGCTGTGCAAGTACTGAAGATCATAGCTGACAAGTGTGCCCTTGCCCACACAGTTCTTTTGGCAGattttatgaataaaccatCCACCACTCTGTCCAATTCCATCTTCCACTTCTACAGTGATTGGCCTGATCAACTGCTGCCATCTTTAGGGTTTTCCCACGTAAAGCTTTCACAGATTGGTGACCCTGATGCTCATTTTGGGCTCTTGGACGATCCATTAAATCTGTTCAACAAGCTCCGAAGCTTGCCAAGGTCAATGCAGACTTATCCAGATGATGGAAAGCCTTGTTGTCGCTTGTATTTAGTACGAGCTTCAGGTGTTCCCAATCAACAGAAAGAATCATTCGATCATATTGCCATAGGTTCCAACAACCAAATATAG